A genomic stretch from Streptomyces sp. NBC_00341 includes:
- a CDS encoding FAD-dependent monooxygenase, translating into MDTQVIVVGAGPAGMMLAGELRLAGVDVVVLEKLARRTGESRGLGFTARTMEVFDQRGLLSRFGDIEVSNQGHFGGLPIDFAILDGAHQAAKTIPQSHTETVLEEWVTSLGGDIRRSHELLSVKDAGDHVEAEVRGPDGVHRLTAPYLVGCDGGRSLVRKEVGFEFPGTASTMEMFLADVKGLDLSPRMIGETLPGGMVMVGPLPGGVTRLIVCERGTPPQRREVPPSYDEVAAAWKRLTGDDISHGEPVWVSSFGNATRQATHYRQGRVLLAGDSAHIHLPAGGQGMNTSIQDAVNLGWKLAAVVRGRMDEEFLDTYHDERHPVGKRLLMNTQAQGLLFLSGAEVQPLRDVFKELIRYEPVSRHLAAMVSGLEIHYGIAAGAHPLLGRRMPHLDLTGTSGPGSSTEALHAGRGVLLDLADNAELRRRAAGWADRVDVVTAAPKSLPDDGALDGTAAVLIRPDGYVAWAAPGSHSDLPMALKRWFGPSR; encoded by the coding sequence ATGGACACTCAAGTGATCGTCGTCGGCGCCGGACCGGCCGGAATGATGCTCGCCGGAGAACTGCGGCTGGCCGGGGTCGACGTCGTCGTACTCGAAAAGCTCGCCCGGCGGACTGGCGAATCGCGGGGACTGGGATTCACCGCCCGCACGATGGAAGTCTTCGACCAGCGCGGACTGCTCTCCCGCTTCGGCGACATCGAGGTGAGCAACCAGGGGCACTTCGGTGGCCTGCCCATCGACTTCGCCATTCTGGACGGGGCCCACCAGGCCGCCAAGACCATCCCCCAGTCACACACCGAAACCGTGCTGGAGGAGTGGGTCACCTCGCTGGGCGGCGACATCCGCCGCAGCCACGAACTGCTCTCCGTCAAGGACGCCGGAGACCACGTCGAGGCGGAGGTCCGCGGCCCCGACGGGGTCCACCGGCTGACCGCGCCCTACCTCGTGGGGTGCGACGGCGGGCGCAGCCTGGTGCGCAAGGAGGTCGGGTTCGAGTTTCCCGGCACCGCGTCGACGATGGAGATGTTCCTCGCCGATGTGAAGGGGCTGGACCTGTCGCCGCGGATGATCGGCGAGACACTGCCCGGCGGCATGGTCATGGTGGGGCCACTGCCCGGGGGCGTCACCCGGCTGATCGTGTGCGAGCGCGGAACACCGCCTCAGCGGCGTGAGGTTCCGCCGTCGTACGACGAGGTGGCCGCCGCATGGAAGCGGCTGACCGGGGACGACATCTCGCACGGCGAGCCGGTGTGGGTGAGCTCCTTCGGGAACGCCACCCGCCAGGCGACCCACTACCGGCAGGGCCGTGTCCTGCTGGCCGGCGACTCCGCGCACATCCATCTGCCGGCCGGCGGGCAGGGCATGAACACCAGCATCCAGGACGCGGTGAACCTCGGCTGGAAGCTGGCAGCCGTGGTCCGGGGCCGGATGGACGAGGAGTTCCTGGACACCTACCACGACGAACGCCACCCGGTGGGCAAGCGGCTGCTGATGAACACACAGGCCCAGGGGCTGCTGTTCCTCAGCGGCGCGGAGGTGCAGCCGCTGCGGGACGTCTTCAAGGAACTCATCCGGTACGAGCCGGTCAGCCGTCATCTGGCCGCGATGGTCAGCGGGCTGGAGATCCACTACGGCATCGCCGCCGGCGCCCACCCTCTGCTCGGCCGCCGGATGCCGCACCTGGACCTGACCGGCACCTCGGGCCCCGGCAGCAGTACCGAGGCGCTCCACGCCGGCCGCGGTGTACTGCTCGACCTCGCGGACAACGCCGAACTGCGCCGCCGGGCGGCCGGCTGGGCGGACCGGGTGGATGTGGTGACCGCGGCACCGAAGTCCCTTCCCGACGACGGGGCACTGGACGGCACCGCGGCCGTGCTGATCCGCCCCGACGGCTACGTGGCCTGGGCCGCGCCGGGAAGCCACAGCGACCTGCCGATGGCCCTGAAGCGCTGGTTCGGGCCGTCGCGCTGA
- a CDS encoding ketosynthase chain-length factor, with protein sequence MTTSVVITGLGIASPNGLGKEDFWAATRAGRGGIGPVTRFDASQYPARLAGEVPGFEAEDHLPSRLLPQTDRMTRLALVATDWALADAGIKPAEAEGFEMGVVTASSSGGFEFGQNELQKLWSKGSQHVSAYQSFAWFYAVNSGQISIRNGMKGPSGVLVGDQAGGLDAVAHARRQIRKGTGMIVSGSIDASVCPWGWVAQLASGRLSTVDDPDRAYLPFDARATGHVAGEGGAMLILEQAENARRRGARVYGEVAGYGSTFDPRPGSGGEPGLRKAIELALAEAGAAPGDVDVVFADAAAVPELDRAEAQAINAVFGPRAVPVTAPKTMTGRLYSGAAPLDLATALLAMESGLIPPSTNTDPDPAFGLDLVTGDARPGPVRTALVLARGHGGFNSAVLLRSPDRG encoded by the coding sequence ATGACGACATCGGTCGTGATCACCGGTCTGGGCATCGCGTCCCCCAACGGACTGGGCAAGGAGGACTTCTGGGCGGCCACCCGGGCGGGACGCGGCGGTATCGGCCCCGTCACCCGGTTCGACGCCTCGCAGTACCCGGCGCGGCTGGCCGGTGAAGTGCCGGGCTTCGAGGCCGAGGACCATCTGCCGAGCCGGCTGTTGCCGCAGACGGACCGGATGACCAGGCTCGCGCTGGTCGCCACCGACTGGGCACTGGCCGACGCCGGTATCAAGCCCGCGGAGGCCGAGGGCTTCGAGATGGGCGTGGTGACGGCGAGCTCCTCGGGCGGTTTCGAGTTCGGCCAGAACGAGCTGCAGAAGCTCTGGAGCAAGGGCAGCCAGCACGTCAGCGCCTATCAGTCCTTCGCCTGGTTCTACGCCGTCAACAGCGGCCAGATCTCCATCCGCAACGGAATGAAGGGGCCCAGCGGTGTCCTGGTGGGGGACCAGGCGGGCGGGCTCGACGCCGTCGCGCACGCGCGCCGGCAGATCCGCAAGGGCACCGGGATGATCGTCTCCGGCAGCATCGACGCCTCCGTCTGCCCCTGGGGCTGGGTGGCCCAGCTGGCGAGCGGGCGCCTCAGCACCGTCGACGACCCCGACCGCGCCTACCTGCCGTTCGACGCCCGCGCCACCGGCCATGTGGCGGGCGAGGGCGGCGCGATGCTCATCCTGGAGCAGGCCGAGAACGCGCGCCGACGGGGCGCACGGGTGTACGGCGAGGTCGCCGGGTACGGCTCCACGTTCGACCCGAGGCCGGGCAGCGGGGGCGAGCCCGGTCTGCGGAAGGCGATCGAGCTGGCCCTGGCCGAGGCGGGCGCCGCACCCGGCGACGTCGACGTGGTGTTCGCCGACGCGGCGGCGGTGCCGGAACTGGACCGGGCCGAGGCGCAGGCGATCAACGCTGTCTTCGGGCCGCGCGCGGTTCCCGTCACCGCACCGAAGACCATGACCGGCCGCCTCTACTCCGGGGCCGCCCCGCTCGACCTGGCCACCGCGCTGCTGGCGATGGAGTCCGGGCTGATCCCGCCCAGCACCAACACCGACCCCGATCCCGCCTTCGGCCTCGACCTCGTCACGGGCGACGCCCGGCCGGGCCCGGTGCGCACCGCGCTGGTGCTGGCCCGTGGCCACGGCGGCTTCAACTCCGCGGTTCTGCTGCGCAGTCCCGACCGCGGCTGA
- a CDS encoding ferredoxin: MSGSAQVDRTLCLGTGLCESMAQDLFLLDDDGIAVALAPDGTDGRLERLHAIADCCPTGAITVTEEDLGAAERDNAHESKG, translated from the coding sequence ATGAGTGGCTCCGCCCAGGTCGACCGCACGCTCTGCCTCGGGACCGGGCTGTGCGAGTCGATGGCGCAGGACCTGTTCCTGCTGGACGACGACGGGATCGCCGTCGCCCTGGCCCCCGACGGTACGGACGGGAGGCTGGAGCGGCTGCACGCCATCGCCGACTGCTGTCCGACCGGGGCGATCACCGTCACCGAGGAGGATCTCGGCGCGGCCGAACGCGACAACGCACACGAGAGCAAGGGGTGA
- the fabG gene encoding 3-oxoacyl-ACP reductase FabG, translating into MPQDTQDTRVAVVTGATSGIGLATARLLAEQGHRVFIGARNAENVASTLKTLREDGLDVDGTTLDVRSPEGVEEFVRAAVQRYDTVDVLVNNAGRSGGGVTADIDDELWADVIDTNLNSVFRMTRAALNAGGMREKSRGRIINIASTAGKQGVVLGAPYSASKHGVVGFTKSLGNELAPTGITVNAVCPGYVETPMAQRVRQGYAAAYGTGEDVIMERFTAKIPLGRYSTPEEVAGLVGYLASDTAASITAQALNVCGGLGNF; encoded by the coding sequence ATGCCACAGGACACTCAGGACACCAGGGTCGCCGTCGTCACCGGCGCCACCAGCGGAATCGGCCTCGCCACCGCCCGGCTGCTGGCCGAGCAGGGGCACCGGGTCTTCATCGGGGCCCGCAATGCCGAGAACGTGGCCTCCACGCTCAAGACGCTCCGGGAGGACGGCCTGGACGTCGACGGCACGACGCTCGACGTCCGTTCCCCGGAGGGCGTCGAGGAGTTCGTGCGCGCCGCCGTGCAGCGCTACGACACCGTCGACGTGCTGGTGAACAACGCGGGCCGCAGCGGTGGCGGAGTCACCGCCGACATCGACGACGAGCTGTGGGCCGATGTCATCGACACCAACCTCAACAGCGTCTTCCGGATGACCCGTGCCGCGCTGAACGCCGGCGGCATGCGGGAGAAGAGCCGGGGCCGGATCATCAACATCGCCTCCACGGCGGGCAAGCAGGGCGTGGTCCTCGGAGCGCCCTACTCGGCCTCCAAGCACGGCGTCGTCGGCTTCACCAAGTCCCTCGGCAACGAACTGGCGCCGACCGGGATCACCGTCAACGCCGTCTGCCCCGGCTACGTCGAGACCCCCATGGCCCAGCGGGTGCGCCAGGGCTACGCGGCGGCGTACGGCACCGGCGAGGACGTGATCATGGAGCGCTTCACCGCGAAGATCCCGCTCGGCCGCTACTCGACCCCCGAGGAGGTCGCCGGCCTCGTCGGCTACCTGGCGTCGGACACCGCGGCGTCGATCACGGCCCAGGCGCTGAACGTCTGCGGCGGACTCGGCAACTTCTAG
- a CDS encoding antibiotic biosynthesis monooxygenase, with translation MADAPIPYPDVAREDAGVALVTPLYVGGPGLQRAEVERVLAPYRNGSLPEGFISVSVFVSTEGENVLTYAQWTSDDAYRAFVRDGGLGEPDENTTEPVRYKLYRGRVLEPGSIPTMLVAPVFDVDGRDRQRRSIDNLIDGPLGTPFPGLVSSHFHLSLDGTRVLNWAEWVDEAAHVGFMNSSRPKECLQAITMPGVRGIGGKRYVLAGAVTR, from the coding sequence ATGGCCGATGCCCCCATCCCCTATCCGGATGTCGCCCGCGAGGATGCCGGAGTCGCGCTGGTGACTCCGTTGTACGTCGGGGGGCCCGGACTCCAGCGTGCGGAGGTGGAGCGCGTCCTGGCGCCGTACCGAAACGGTTCTCTGCCCGAGGGATTCATCTCGGTGAGCGTCTTCGTCAGCACCGAGGGCGAGAACGTGCTCACCTACGCCCAGTGGACCTCGGACGACGCCTACCGCGCGTTCGTCCGGGACGGCGGACTCGGTGAGCCGGACGAGAACACCACCGAGCCGGTCCGCTACAAGCTCTACCGGGGCCGGGTCCTGGAACCCGGCAGCATCCCCACCATGCTGGTGGCCCCCGTCTTCGACGTGGACGGGCGGGACCGGCAGCGGCGCTCGATCGACAACCTCATCGACGGGCCGCTCGGCACTCCCTTTCCCGGCCTGGTCTCCTCCCACTTCCACCTGAGCCTCGACGGCACCCGCGTCCTGAACTGGGCCGAGTGGGTCGACGAGGCGGCGCATGTGGGGTTCATGAACAGCAGCCGCCCCAAGGAGTGCCTCCAGGCCATCACGATGCCCGGCGTCCGCGGCATCGGCGGCAAGAGGTACGTACTCGCGGGTGCGGTCACCCGCTGA
- a CDS encoding TcmI family type II polyketide cyclase encodes MHSTLIVARMEPGSGSDVARLFGAFDETEMPHLMGTRRRQLFSYRGLYFHLQEFDEDNGGRLIEEAKTDPRFIGISEDLKPFIEAYDPATWRSPADAMATRFYHWEGTA; translated from the coding sequence ATGCACAGCACCTTGATCGTCGCGCGGATGGAGCCGGGATCCGGCTCCGATGTCGCCCGGCTGTTCGGCGCGTTCGACGAGACGGAGATGCCGCATCTGATGGGCACGCGGCGCCGCCAGCTGTTCTCGTACCGGGGCCTGTACTTCCACCTTCAGGAATTCGACGAGGACAACGGTGGCCGGCTGATAGAGGAAGCCAAGACGGACCCCCGGTTCATCGGGATCAGCGAGGACCTCAAGCCGTTCATCGAGGCGTACGACCCCGCCACCTGGCGCTCTCCCGCCGACGCGATGGCGACCCGCTTCTACCACTGGGAAGGCACCGCGTGA
- a CDS encoding beta-ketoacyl synthase, which yields MTGRRVVITGIGVVAPGGIGVKDFWSLLSEGRTATRGITFFDPAPFRSRVAAEIDFDAEASGLSPQEIRRMDRAAQLAIVATREAVADSGLDLGAMDPYRLGVTIGSAVGATMGLDEEYRVVSDQGRLDLVDHEYAVPHLYNYFVPSSFAAEVAWAVGAQGPSTVVSTGCTSGLDSVGYAVELLREGSADVMIAGSSDAPISPITMACFDAIKATTPRDDAPEEASRPFDGTRNGFVLGEGSAVFVLEELESARRRGAHVYAEISGYASRCNAFHMTGLRPDGAEMAEAIRVALDEARIPGDRIDYINAHGSGTKQNDRHETAAFKKSLGDHAYRTPVSSIKSMVGHSLGAIGSIEIAACALAMENNVVPPTANLHTPDPECDLDYVPITARDHRTDTVLTVGSGFGGFQSAMVMARVEGSAR from the coding sequence GTGACCGGGCGCAGGGTGGTCATCACCGGCATCGGAGTGGTCGCCCCCGGCGGCATCGGGGTCAAGGACTTCTGGAGCCTGCTCAGCGAGGGGCGCACCGCCACCCGGGGCATCACCTTCTTCGACCCCGCCCCGTTCCGCTCCCGGGTCGCCGCCGAGATCGACTTCGACGCCGAGGCGAGCGGACTGAGCCCGCAGGAAATCCGGCGGATGGACCGGGCCGCTCAGCTCGCGATCGTCGCCACCCGGGAGGCGGTCGCGGACAGCGGCCTCGACCTGGGGGCGATGGACCCCTACCGGCTCGGCGTCACCATCGGCAGCGCGGTCGGCGCGACCATGGGGCTCGACGAGGAGTACCGCGTCGTCAGCGACCAGGGGCGGCTGGACCTGGTGGACCACGAGTACGCCGTCCCCCATCTGTACAACTACTTCGTCCCGAGCTCATTCGCCGCCGAGGTCGCCTGGGCCGTGGGCGCGCAAGGACCCAGCACGGTGGTGTCGACCGGCTGCACCTCCGGCCTGGACTCCGTCGGGTACGCCGTGGAGCTGCTGCGCGAGGGATCGGCGGACGTGATGATCGCCGGCTCCTCGGACGCCCCGATCTCCCCGATCACGATGGCGTGCTTCGACGCGATCAAGGCGACCACCCCGCGCGACGACGCCCCGGAGGAGGCCTCGCGGCCCTTCGACGGCACCCGCAACGGGTTCGTGCTGGGCGAAGGGTCCGCGGTGTTCGTCCTGGAGGAGCTGGAGAGTGCCCGGCGGCGCGGCGCGCACGTCTACGCCGAGATCTCCGGCTACGCCTCCCGCTGCAACGCCTTCCACATGACCGGGCTGCGCCCGGACGGGGCGGAGATGGCGGAGGCGATCCGGGTGGCCCTCGACGAGGCCAGGATCCCCGGCGACCGTATCGACTACATCAACGCGCACGGCTCCGGCACCAAGCAGAACGACCGGCACGAGACGGCCGCGTTCAAGAAGAGCCTCGGCGACCACGCCTACCGCACGCCGGTCAGCTCCATCAAGTCGATGGTGGGGCACTCGCTGGGCGCGATCGGCTCGATCGAGATCGCCGCCTGCGCCCTCGCCATGGAGAACAACGTCGTTCCTCCCACGGCGAACCTGCACACACCCGACCCCGAGTGCGACCTGGACTACGTGCCGATCACCGCGCGGGACCACCGCACGGACACGGTGCTCACCGTGGGCAGCGGATTCGGCGGATTCCAGAGCGCCATGGTGATGGCGCGGGTCGAAGGGAGCGCACGATGA
- a CDS encoding acyl carrier protein, producing the protein MSSQPFTIDDLKRILLEGAGAAENVDLETDILDKEFEDLGYDSLALLETSSRIERTYGITISDTILADATTPRALVGAVNEHLADGAAA; encoded by the coding sequence GTGAGCTCTCAGCCGTTCACGATCGACGACCTCAAGCGGATCCTGCTCGAAGGCGCCGGCGCCGCGGAGAACGTGGACCTCGAAACCGACATCCTGGACAAGGAGTTCGAGGACCTGGGCTACGACTCCCTGGCACTGCTGGAGACCAGCAGCCGGATCGAGCGCACGTACGGCATCACCATCTCCGACACCATCCTGGCCGACGCGACGACCCCGCGCGCCCTGGTCGGAGCCGTCAACGAGCACCTGGCGGACGGAGCCGCGGCCTGA
- a CDS encoding biotin carboxylase N-terminal domain-containing protein, whose protein sequence is MRKVLIANRGEIAVRVARACRDAGIGSVAVYADPDRDALHVRAADEAFALGGDTPAASYLDMAKVLRAAADSGADAIHPGYGFLSENAEFAQAVLDAGLTWIGPPPQAIRDLGDKVAARHIAQRAGAPLVAGTPDPVSGSAEVVAFAEENGLPIAIKAAFGGGGRGLKVARTLEEIPELYDSAVREAVAAFGRGECFVERYLDKPRHVETQCLADTHGNVVVVSTRDCSLQRRHQKLVEEAPAPFLSQAQNAQLYAASKAILKEAGYVGAGTVEFLVGADGTISFLEVNTRLQVEHPVTEEVTGLDLVREMFRIADGEELGYGDPEMRGHSFEFRINGEDPGRGFLPAPGTVTLFAPPSGPGVRLDAGVESGSVIGPAWDSLLAKLIVTGATREQALQRAARALGEFTVEGMATAIPFHRAVVTDPAFTADPFTIHTRWIETEFVNEIPAFAAPTDADTDEETGRESVVVEIGGKRLEVSLPSSLGMSLARTGLAAGARPKRREVRRGGSAASGDALASPMQGTVVKVAVEEGQQVEHGDLIVVLEAMKMEQPLGAHRSGTVRGLTAEVGCSLSSGAVICEIKD, encoded by the coding sequence CTGCGCAAGGTGCTCATCGCCAATCGTGGCGAGATTGCTGTCCGTGTTGCCCGTGCTTGCCGGGACGCGGGGATCGGGAGCGTGGCCGTCTACGCGGACCCGGACCGCGACGCGTTGCATGTGCGTGCGGCCGATGAGGCATTCGCGCTGGGCGGTGACACTCCGGCCGCCAGTTATCTGGACATGGCCAAGGTCCTGCGGGCCGCCGCGGATTCCGGGGCGGACGCGATCCACCCGGGTTACGGGTTCCTCTCGGAGAACGCCGAGTTCGCGCAGGCCGTGCTGGATGCCGGGCTGACGTGGATCGGGCCGCCGCCGCAGGCGATCCGGGACCTGGGTGACAAGGTCGCCGCCCGCCATATCGCGCAGCGTGCCGGTGCCCCGCTCGTCGCGGGCACCCCGGACCCGGTCTCGGGTTCGGCGGAGGTCGTGGCGTTCGCCGAGGAGAACGGGCTGCCGATCGCGATCAAGGCGGCGTTCGGCGGTGGCGGGCGCGGGCTGAAGGTCGCCCGCACCCTGGAGGAGATCCCGGAGCTGTACGACTCCGCGGTGCGTGAGGCGGTTGCCGCGTTCGGGCGCGGGGAGTGCTTCGTGGAGCGCTACCTGGACAAGCCCCGGCACGTGGAGACGCAGTGCCTGGCCGACACCCACGGCAATGTCGTGGTCGTGTCCACCCGTGACTGCTCGCTCCAGCGCCGCCACCAGAAGCTGGTGGAGGAGGCCCCGGCCCCCTTCCTGTCCCAGGCGCAGAACGCGCAGCTGTACGCGGCGTCCAAGGCGATCCTGAAGGAGGCCGGCTACGTCGGCGCGGGCACGGTCGAGTTCCTGGTCGGCGCGGACGGCACGATCTCCTTCCTGGAGGTCAACACCCGTCTGCAGGTCGAGCACCCGGTCACCGAGGAGGTCACCGGCCTCGACCTCGTACGGGAGATGTTCCGCATCGCCGACGGTGAGGAGCTCGGTTACGGGGACCCCGAGATGCGCGGGCACTCCTTCGAGTTCCGGATCAACGGTGAGGACCCGGGCCGTGGCTTCCTGCCGGCCCCCGGCACCGTGACCCTGTTCGCCCCGCCGTCCGGTCCGGGTGTCCGTCTGGACGCGGGCGTCGAGTCCGGCAGCGTGATCGGCCCCGCCTGGGACTCGCTCCTGGCGAAGCTGATCGTGACGGGCGCCACCCGTGAGCAGGCGCTGCAGCGGGCGGCCCGCGCGCTGGGCGAGTTCACCGTGGAGGGCATGGCCACCGCGATCCCCTTCCACCGCGCGGTCGTGACCGACCCGGCGTTCACCGCGGACCCGTTCACCATCCACACCCGCTGGATCGAGACGGAGTTCGTCAACGAGATCCCGGCCTTCGCCGCCCCCACCGACGCCGACACCGACGAGGAAACCGGCCGCGAGAGCGTCGTCGTGGAGATCGGCGGGAAGCGCCTCGAAGTCTCCCTGCCGTCCTCGCTCGGCATGAGCCTGGCCCGCACCGGACTCGCGGCCGGCGCCAGGCCCAAGCGCCGCGAGGTGCGGAGGGGAGGTTCCGCCGCCTCCGGCGACGCGCTGGCCTCCCCGATGCAGGGCACGGTCGTCAAGGTCGCGGTCGAGGAGGGCCAGCAGGTCGAGCACGGTGACCTGATCGTCGTCCTGGAGGCGATGAAGATGGAGCAGCCGCTCGGCGCGCACCGCTCCGGCACCGTCAGGGGCCTGACCGCGGAGGTCGGCTGTTCCCTCTCGTCCGGCGCCGTGATCTGCGAGATCAAGGACTGA
- a CDS encoding FAD-dependent monooxygenase produces MQSQSAQWDTDVVVAGAGPAGLMLAAELRLAGAGVVVLEQEDRPTAESRGMGFTARTLEVFDQRGLLPRFGELNRSPGGHFGSVPVDFAVGDGRHASVTGISQARTVVALGEWAAELGADIRRGHRLTRFTDSGDGVEVWAEGPDGEVRLAAPYLVGCDGGRSVVRRTGGFEFPGTDATAELLLADVRDLRLPPKWSGERRPGGMLLAAPLGNGMTRVVVSEHGRAPLVRTGPPAFSEVAEAWKRVSGDDISGATPAWVSSFGDAARQASEYRRGRVLLAGDAAHVHLPASGQGMNVSIQDAVNLGWKLGAVVTGRSPGALLDTYHSERHPVGAELLRNTRAQATLFLGGPEMQPLRDVLTEVFRGEEAALVLSGLVSGLEIRYDVGSEGHPLLGRRLPDVQLVLDDGEKTRSTRLLHPARGVLLSLGSDPEPARIAARWAPHVDIRSAGLADAAPADGETVDAEAVLVRPDGYVAWVAGSGSLDTALHRHFGEPTG; encoded by the coding sequence ATGCAGAGCCAGTCCGCGCAGTGGGACACAGACGTCGTCGTGGCAGGAGCGGGGCCCGCGGGGCTCATGCTGGCCGCCGAACTGCGGCTGGCCGGCGCCGGGGTCGTGGTCCTGGAGCAGGAGGACCGGCCGACCGCGGAGTCGCGCGGCATGGGATTCACCGCCCGCACCCTGGAGGTGTTCGACCAGCGCGGGCTGTTGCCCAGGTTCGGTGAGCTGAACCGTTCCCCCGGCGGCCACTTCGGCAGTGTGCCGGTCGACTTCGCGGTCGGCGACGGACGGCACGCGAGCGTCACCGGCATCTCCCAGGCCCGTACCGTCGTCGCGCTGGGGGAGTGGGCCGCCGAGCTCGGGGCCGACATCCGGCGGGGACACCGGCTGACCCGGTTCACCGACAGCGGTGACGGGGTCGAGGTGTGGGCCGAGGGACCGGACGGCGAGGTCCGGCTGGCAGCGCCCTACCTCGTGGGCTGCGACGGCGGCCGCAGTGTGGTCAGGCGGACCGGCGGCTTCGAGTTCCCCGGCACCGACGCCACCGCCGAACTGCTGCTGGCCGATGTGCGGGATCTCCGGCTACCGCCGAAGTGGTCCGGGGAGCGCCGCCCCGGTGGCATGCTGCTGGCCGCGCCCCTGGGCAACGGAATGACCCGGGTCGTGGTCTCCGAACACGGCAGGGCGCCACTGGTACGCACCGGACCCCCGGCCTTCAGCGAGGTGGCCGAAGCCTGGAAGCGGGTCAGCGGCGACGACATCTCCGGCGCCACCCCGGCCTGGGTCAGCTCCTTCGGGGACGCGGCACGGCAGGCGTCCGAGTACCGGAGGGGCCGGGTACTGCTGGCCGGGGACGCCGCGCACGTCCATCTGCCCGCCAGCGGTCAGGGCATGAACGTCAGCATCCAGGACGCCGTCAACCTCGGCTGGAAACTGGGCGCCGTCGTCACCGGCCGGTCTCCCGGAGCGCTGCTGGACACCTACCACTCCGAGCGCCACCCTGTCGGCGCCGAGCTGCTGCGCAACACCCGGGCGCAGGCCACGCTCTTCCTCGGCGGACCCGAGATGCAGCCGCTGCGCGACGTACTCACCGAGGTGTTCCGGGGCGAGGAGGCGGCCCTGGTCCTCTCGGGGCTGGTCAGCGGCCTGGAGATCCGGTACGACGTCGGCTCCGAGGGCCATCCGCTGCTCGGCCGGCGGCTGCCCGACGTCCAACTGGTACTGGACGACGGCGAGAAGACCCGCAGCACCCGGCTGCTGCACCCGGCCCGCGGAGTGCTGCTGTCCCTGGGCTCCGACCCCGAGCCCGCACGCATCGCGGCCAGGTGGGCGCCCCACGTGGACATCCGGTCCGCCGGCCTGGCCGATGCCGCACCGGCGGACGGCGAGACGGTCGACGCCGAAGCCGTACTGGTGCGCCCCGACGGCTATGTGGCCTGGGTGGCCGGGTCAGGCAGCCTCGACACCGCCCTGCACCGCCACTTCGGTGAGCCCACCGGCTGA